The nucleotide sequence CTTCACGTATCCGACATCAAAACTGCCGGCTCTGTGAAAATGATCACTGGCGCAGAACAAACTGTTGCAGTTGTTAACGCTCAAGAAGAAGAAGCTGCTGCTGCTCCAGCTGCTGCCGCGGCTCCTGCTGCTGCTGCACCTGCTGCTGCAAAAGCTCCTGCTGCGAAAAAGTAATTCGCACGCACGAATTGATCTTCAAAAAAGGCAGCTCACTCGAGCTGCCTTTTTCTTTTTCGATGGTTCTCTAAGAGGTATTCTATGTGGTTGATTGTTGGCTTGGGAAATCCGGGTGGCGAGTATAAACTGACCCGTCATAACATCGGCTTTATGGCCGTGGACTATCTGATGGAAGGCCTGGGAAATCCCCCGATCAAAAATCAGTTCAAAGCCGAAATCGCTCAAGGGAAAATCAAGGATCACCCTGTGATTTTCTGCAAACCGCAAACCTTCATGAATCTTTCCGGCGAATCCGTACAACCCCTGATGGGCTTTTATAAAATCCCTCTGGAACGCCTGATCGTCATCCACGACGAAATTGACCAGCCCTTTGCACAAATGAAAATTCAGAAAAACCGCGGGCACGGCGGCCATAACGGCATTAAAAGCGTTTCGGGCCTGATGGGCTCTATGGACTATACCCGCCTGCGTTTGGGTGTGGGTCGCCCTGCCAACCCGAACATCCCGGTGCCGGACTATGTCCTGGGCAAATTCACCAAGGAAGAGTTCGCGCAGATGCCGGATTTCCTGAATAAAGCCGGCGATGCTGTGGAAAGCATCATCCTGGATGGAATTCAAAAAGCTTCGACAAAATTCAACACTTAGGCTAGATTGAGCCGTCATTTCGCAAGGAGTTTTCAATGGCACTTCAAGTCGGTATCGTAGGTCTTCCGAACGTGGGTAAGAGCACGCTTTTCAATGCTCTGACATCTGCCAAGGCTGAGGCAGCCAACTATCCATTCTGTACTATCGACCCGAACGTGGGCGTGGTGACAGTTCCAGATCCTCGCATGGATAAAATCACTGAATTCATCAAACCTCAGAAGGTTGTTCCAACAACTATGGAATTCGTGGATATCGCGGGTATCGTAAAAGGTGCGTCCCAGGGTGAAGGTTTGGGAAATCAGTTCCTGTCCCACATCCGCCAGACAGACGCTATCGTTCACGTGGTTCGTTGCTTTGACGACCCAAATATCATTCACGTGGCGGGTTCTGTTGAACCTATCCGTGACATTGAAATCATCAACACCGAGTTGTTGCTGGCGGATTTGGACTCTGTTGAAAAGCGCCTTCAGCGCACAGAGAAACAAGCTAAAAACTCCACCGACAAAAAGCTGAAACTGGATGTTGAAGTTGCCAAGAAAATCAAAGAAGCTTTGGGCAAGGGTCTTCCGGCCCGCTCTGTAACTTTGGATGAAATGGAACAGGTTGCATTGAAAGAGATGCACCTTCTGACTGCAAAACCGGTTCTTTACGCGATGAACGTCAACGACGCTGACTTCGCAGCTGGCGGCAATGACTGGACAAAGGCTGTTGAGGCCCGCGCCGCGGAAGAAAACAACAAAACCATCCTGATCTGTTCTGCGATGGAAGCTGAGATCGCATTGTTGCCACCGGAAGAACGCAAGGACTTCCTGGATGCACTGGGCGCGGAAGAGCCAGGCTTGAACCGTCTGATCCGCGAAGCTTACACGCTGTTGGGTCTTCAGACTTACTTCACTGCAGGTGTGACGGAAGTTCGCGCTTGGACGATTCGTGCAAACACGAAAGCTCCACAAGCAGCGGGCGTGATCCACACTGACTTTGAGCGTGGTTTCATCAAAGCTGAAACTTACCACTGCGAAGATCTGTTCAAATACAAATCTGAACAGGCGATCAAAGATGCTGGTAAATACCGCATCGAAGGTAAAGAGTACGTTGTGAAAGACGGCGACGTTCTGTTCTTCAAGTTCAACGTTTAATTTCTTCTTAAGAAGGGAAAAAGGGGCCGCAAAGCCCCTTTTTTATTTTGTATGAATGAATTGCTGACTTTGTCCGCTTTGGATCTGCATAAAAAAGTTCAAAACAAAGAAGTCTCCCCGTCTGAAGTTCTTGAGGCGCACATCACCCGCATTGAACAGGTGAACCCCGCCTTGAATGCGATGGTCGAAGATGACTTCGTCCGTGCCAGAAAATTGGCGCACGAACAGACAGAAACTTTGGCGAAGAACAATTCGGATCTTCCGCCACTGTTCGGAGTTCCTTTCACCGTCAAAGAAATGTTTTCTTACCAGGGCATGAAACGCACCGGGGGCAGTATTCATCACAAGAATGATGTGATGGACTGGGACGCCACAGTTGTCGCGCGTATGAAAAAAGCCGGTGGCATTCCCATGGGCACCACCAATGTGCCGGAACTGGGATTCTGGTTTGAGTGTTTCAATCCCGTTTACGGTCGCACCAGCAATCCCTATGACCTGGGACGCACTTGCGGTGGCAGCAGTGGTGGCGAAGGGGCTTTGATCGGCGCGGGGGCTTCTCCGCTGGGTCTTGGCAGTGATATCGGCGGCAGCATCAGAATGCCGGCGTCTTTTTGCGGGGTCTTTGGTCACAAGCCGTCTCGCTATTTGTTGCCACTGACCGGCCATTTCCCGTTTGAACAAAATGACTTCCGCACCTTGTTGCTGGATCAAAAGTATCCTTACACTTCCATGGGGCCGATGACCCGCAAAGCGGTGGATCTGGCACCGATGATGAAGATCCTGATGGGCTCTGATGATATCGACCAGCACACGCTGAAAAATCCGACTATGGAAGAACTGTCCCAGGAATGGAAAGGCCGCAAGGTTCTGATCTGTTCCAACCCGATCTTCCATCGCGCACGCGGAACGGATGATGAGCTGGTGCAAGTGGTGAAAAACTGCGGTAAGCTGTTTGAAGAACTGGGCGCAGTCGTTGAAGAACTGGATCCAAGATTCTTTGTTCGCTCGGCAGAGCTGTGGTTTGCCGCGGTGAAAAATTCCAAGAACAGAAACTTGTATGAAACCCTGATGGGTCCAACCCAACATCTGTCGATTGGGAAAGAGATCCTGCAACTGACTTTCGGTAAAGGCAACTACACCCTGCCAAATCTGGTGGTATCCCTGGCTGAAATCTTTGACACCCGCAAAAAAGACTTCACCGAAGAAATGCAGGCCCTGGCAAAAATGAAAGCCGACCTCGATGAAAAACTGGGTGCTGACGGCATTCTGATTCTGCCTCCGCACCCGCGTGTGGCACCGAAACACCGAGCTCCGCTATGGTCCCCGTTTGATTTCATTTACACGGCGATCTTTACAACCTTAGGGCACCCGGCGACGTCTGTCCCGATGGGCTTGAACGAAGATGGTATTCCATTGGGAGTTCAGGTTGTCGGTCCTTACATGAAAGACCACCTGACGCTGGCCTGTGCAGAGTTCCTGGAAACAACTTTCGGCGGCTGGCAACCTCCGAAAAATCTGTAACAACTGCGGCCCCAGAGGTCGCAGCCCCATTCAAATTCTATACTTCGTACGCAGGTGATCCAAGATGATGTGGAAGCTCCAGACCGTCAGGAACAACATCAGGCTTGGATACAAGATCAGATGCGGGAAGCTTGAAAGGGTCTTCCATCCTTCTCGCACTAAAATTCCCCAACTGGTGTAAGGGGGATGAATCCCCAGACCGATAAAGCTCATGAAGCTTTCATACAAAATATTGGTCGGAATCTGCATCGCCACCAGAATCAGCAATGTTCCCAGCATATTCGGAAGCACATGGCGAAGCATCACATGCACGCGACTGCCCCCCAATGAAATTGCCGCTTCCACGTAGGGCTTGCGTTTGATTTCCAGAACCATGCCGCGCGTGACACGCGCCAAACTCATCCAATGTGTGACGGCGATACTGATACAAAGACCCAGCAGCGCACGACTTAAAGGGTCTTCAAACGGCAGCAGCAACTGCAGACTTAAACACATCACCGACACCAAAATGAAGCTTGGGACCGCTATCAGAATATCGCAAAAACGCATCAAGATGCGATCGACGATCCCCTCAAACCAGCCCGCAATGGCGCCATAGATAAAGCCAATCATAAACGCCAGGAACGAGCCTACAAGCCCCACCAACAGCGAAATACGCCCACCCATCAGAACCCGGGCAAACAGATCCCGCCCCAAGGTGTCCGTGCCAAACCAGTGTTCAGATCCCGGCGGTATGAGAATGCTTTCGACATTTTGTTCAAGCCCCGAGCTGTTCAACACCCACGGATAAAAAACCGTGGCCAGCACCAGGGTTGAAAGGAACAAAATGGCAAAAACCAGAAGCACCTTTTTCACGCGCGCTCCTGCAGGCGTGGATCCGCCAACTTCAGCAGCACATCAATAAAGGAGTTCACCACAATCAAAAGACTTCCATAGAACAACGTCAGGCCCACGATCAACGTGTAATCACGATCGTTCAGGGCCGCGATGAATTCACTGCCCAAACCCGGCACGGCAAACAGAACTTCCACCAGGAAAGAGCCTGACAGCAAGGACACAGTCAAAGGGCCTACGTAGCTTAAAAAAGGAATCAGCGAGTTTTTCAGCACGTGACGGATCAATACCCCCCACACGCCGACACCTTTGGCTTTGGCGGTGCGGGCATAGTCTTGATTCAGGTTTTCATTCAGGGAGTTTTTAAGCAAGCGAATCAGTGAAGCCAGCGGGCGCACACTTAAAGTCACCACTGGCAAAATGTAGTGCACGGGCGACGACAAAAATGCCACCGGTAAAAGGTTCCAGTAAAAACCAAAAGCGTAAATCAACAACGGCCCCCAGAACAGACTGGGCAAGGACAAGAATGCGATCACGGTCTGATCGACCAGACTTTCAAACCAGGTTTCACGGAAACGAGTCGCGGCCACCGCGATCACGAAAGCACCCGCCAAAATCACACCCAGCGCGATGGCGTTTAAGGTCAGGGTGTTACCCAGGCCCTGACCGATGATTTCAACCACCGTGCGATCAGGCTTCGACATCGAAACACCCAAGTCCCCTTGCACGACGGATAAAAGATAGTTCCCGATTTGGGAAGGAAGGCTTTGTTCAAGGCCCCAGTGTTGCGCCAGTTTTTCGCGCACCAATGGATTCAGGGCCGTCTCTTCATCAAAGGGACCGCCCGGAAGAGCTTTCAGCAGCACAAACGTCAACGCCGCTAGGACCCCTAG is from Bdellovibrio bacteriovorus str. Tiberius and encodes:
- the pth gene encoding aminoacyl-tRNA hydrolase; this encodes MWLIVGLGNPGGEYKLTRHNIGFMAVDYLMEGLGNPPIKNQFKAEIAQGKIKDHPVIFCKPQTFMNLSGESVQPLMGFYKIPLERLIVIHDEIDQPFAQMKIQKNRGHGGHNGIKSVSGLMGSMDYTRLRLGVGRPANPNIPVPDYVLGKFTKEEFAQMPDFLNKAGDAVESIILDGIQKASTKFNT
- the ychF gene encoding redox-regulated ATPase YchF, encoding MALQVGIVGLPNVGKSTLFNALTSAKAEAANYPFCTIDPNVGVVTVPDPRMDKITEFIKPQKVVPTTMEFVDIAGIVKGASQGEGLGNQFLSHIRQTDAIVHVVRCFDDPNIIHVAGSVEPIRDIEIINTELLLADLDSVEKRLQRTEKQAKNSTDKKLKLDVEVAKKIKEALGKGLPARSVTLDEMEQVALKEMHLLTAKPVLYAMNVNDADFAAGGNDWTKAVEARAAEENNKTILICSAMEAEIALLPPEERKDFLDALGAEEPGLNRLIREAYTLLGLQTYFTAGVTEVRAWTIRANTKAPQAAGVIHTDFERGFIKAETYHCEDLFKYKSEQAIKDAGKYRIEGKEYVVKDGDVLFFKFNV
- a CDS encoding amidase, producing the protein MNELLTLSALDLHKKVQNKEVSPSEVLEAHITRIEQVNPALNAMVEDDFVRARKLAHEQTETLAKNNSDLPPLFGVPFTVKEMFSYQGMKRTGGSIHHKNDVMDWDATVVARMKKAGGIPMGTTNVPELGFWFECFNPVYGRTSNPYDLGRTCGGSSGGEGALIGAGASPLGLGSDIGGSIRMPASFCGVFGHKPSRYLLPLTGHFPFEQNDFRTLLLDQKYPYTSMGPMTRKAVDLAPMMKILMGSDDIDQHTLKNPTMEELSQEWKGRKVLICSNPIFHRARGTDDELVQVVKNCGKLFEELGAVVEELDPRFFVRSAELWFAAVKNSKNRNLYETLMGPTQHLSIGKEILQLTFGKGNYTLPNLVVSLAEIFDTRKKDFTEEMQALAKMKADLDEKLGADGILILPPHPRVAPKHRAPLWSPFDFIYTAIFTTLGHPATSVPMGLNEDGIPLGVQVVGPYMKDHLTLACAEFLETTFGGWQPPKNL
- a CDS encoding ABC transporter permease, which codes for MKKVLLVFAILFLSTLVLATVFYPWVLNSSGLEQNVESILIPPGSEHWFGTDTLGRDLFARVLMGGRISLLVGLVGSFLAFMIGFIYGAIAGWFEGIVDRILMRFCDILIAVPSFILVSVMCLSLQLLLPFEDPLSRALLGLCISIAVTHWMSLARVTRGMVLEIKRKPYVEAAISLGGSRVHVMLRHVLPNMLGTLLILVAMQIPTNILYESFMSFIGLGIHPPYTSWGILVREGWKTLSSFPHLILYPSLMLFLTVWSFHIILDHLRTKYRI
- a CDS encoding ABC transporter permease produces the protein MTASLGVLAALTFVLLKALPGGPFDEETALNPLVREKLAQHWGLEQSLPSQIGNYLLSVVQGDLGVSMSKPDRTVVEIIGQGLGNTLTLNAIALGVILAGAFVIAVAATRFRETWFESLVDQTVIAFLSLPSLFWGPLLIYAFGFYWNLLPVAFLSSPVHYILPVVTLSVRPLASLIRLLKNSLNENLNQDYARTAKAKGVGVWGVLIRHVLKNSLIPFLSYVGPLTVSLLSGSFLVEVLFAVPGLGSEFIAALNDRDYTLIVGLTLFYGSLLIVVNSFIDVLLKLADPRLQERA